From one Lycium barbarum isolate Lr01 chromosome 6, ASM1917538v2, whole genome shotgun sequence genomic stretch:
- the LOC132600042 gene encoding cyclin-U2-1 — translation MALATTNSNISPRKLRDDLYFYSYQQDSNIPLVISVLASLIERNLARNERIAKNCTWALSKNVRTRVFDCHETPDMTIQSYLERIFRYTRAGPSVYVVAYVYIDRFCQLYPEFRISQRNVHRLLITTIMVASKYVEDMNYRNSYFARVGGLTTNEMNRLEMEFLFLMEFKFHVNVSVFESYCCHLEREVSIGGGYEIERTLRCAEEIKSKQIEERSCTQITRVLL, via the exons ATGGCCTTAGCTACTACAAACTCCAACATATCACCAAGAAAACTAAGGGATGATCTTTATTTTTACTCTTATCAACAAGACTCAAACATCCCATTAGTGATCTCAGTTCTTGCTTCTCTAATTGAGAGGAATTTGGCTAGGAATGAAAGAATAGCGAAAAATTGTACATGGGCATTGTCTAAAAATGTAAGAACAAGAGTATTTGATTGCCATGAAACACCAGACATGACAATACAATCTTATTTAGAGAGAATTTTTAGGTACACAAGAGCTGGACCATCAGTCTATGTGGTTGCTTATGTATATATTGATAGATTCTGTCAACTCTATCCTGAGTtcagaattagtcaaagaaatGTACATAGGCTTCTCATTACTACTATCATGGTTGCTTCCAAGTATGTTGAAGACAT GAACTATAGGAATTCTTATTTTGCAAGAGTGGGAGGATTGACAACAAATGAAATGAATAGGTTGGAGATGGAATTTTTGTTCTTGATGGAGTTCAAGTTTCATGTGAATGTGAGTGTTTTTGAGAGCTATTGTTGCCACTTGGAAAGGGAAGTGAGCATTGGAGGAGGCTATGAAATTGAGAGGACATTAAGGTGTGCTGAGGAAATCAAATCAAAACAAATAGAAGAAAGAAGTTGTACCCAGATCACTAGAGTTTTGTTGTAA